Proteins found in one Sulfurimonas sp. genomic segment:
- a CDS encoding DUF748 domain-containing protein — protein MNKSKIALWTLGSLVVIYTLSGFFLAPYFAKKIATEELKKQYSIDLNIKKIYFNPYTFYIEIEDLNIYEKNTPLISFSQLSANFNPTKYLLNTLEISEASLSGLKVHPVLEKNEDLNFLRIFTKKTKSKTQNKESAPLIFKLDSFTLSDSFLHFKDLTQEKVFDLNVGPLNHTFTGLTTKPMEKSDHSLAFDLNEYGKLLINGKVTINPLIVQVKIDHSAIKLSNTDYIFKDQNFAFNNGVFEYMMDFILESNGKTIIKIPSFKAGVKDLELLVDENKTFESKNINLELLNLNFITDTKELEVEKINTFLHQNKIYDNFIAQESHLVDDLNISINKLDLNNTFDANVNAIIENTQKLKIDSKINLAQKDFEFDIGINSFDLSNYNKYLSKYANISMKYGFINLSSKLKIKPEDIVVENLIIDKMKLYIIMDNTQKDSQKQNIKKENGIAKTNNEKTQMNFELKEMSLNNSSISIKDKADLELKNINAKLSNVKQGTNAMLSLKANFSKHETISLDGKFNPFKPKQFFHLNGDIKSFNMQQLSPYSYGSIGRNISSGRLSDLFYVNIDKSQLDSNHKVIINNLDVSDHIDESGAATLPINLAIALLQDMNQVINLNIDIQNDLDDPSFKAHNIILTVLTNVIVKTVSSPFSLLGAIAGLSGDDLSGVTFEAGSEKLTQENIVKLDALKKVFDERPELSLKLCSAYDEDDDIKVLKEKALEALMKTNTVEQIAKEYTVEINKDQEVTKAAILNKIQIDSKTLEDLASKRANGILKHLLSLNVDKEKLTICPDIKTQSLDVKFELNAK, from the coding sequence ATGAACAAATCAAAAATAGCTTTATGGACTCTAGGATCGCTTGTTGTTATATACACTTTATCAGGTTTCTTTTTAGCTCCTTATTTTGCAAAAAAAATTGCGACAGAAGAGTTAAAAAAACAATATAGCATCGATTTAAATATTAAAAAGATATATTTTAATCCATATACTTTTTATATAGAAATTGAAGATTTAAACATTTATGAAAAAAATACTCCGCTGATCTCTTTTTCACAACTCAGTGCCAATTTTAATCCGACAAAATATCTTCTAAACACACTTGAGATTTCAGAAGCATCTTTAAGTGGACTAAAGGTTCATCCCGTACTTGAAAAGAATGAAGATTTAAACTTTTTACGTATATTTACTAAAAAAACTAAGAGTAAAACTCAGAACAAAGAGTCTGCTCCGTTAATTTTTAAACTGGATAGTTTTACATTAAGTGATTCTTTCTTACATTTTAAAGATTTAACTCAGGAGAAAGTGTTTGATCTAAATGTAGGTCCTCTTAACCATACATTTACAGGTTTAACAACTAAACCGATGGAAAAATCAGACCATTCACTAGCATTTGATTTAAATGAGTACGGAAAACTTTTAATAAACGGTAAGGTAACTATAAATCCTTTAATAGTTCAAGTAAAAATTGATCATAGTGCTATCAAATTATCAAATACTGATTATATATTTAAAGACCAAAACTTCGCATTCAATAACGGTGTATTTGAATATATGATGGACTTTATTCTTGAATCTAATGGAAAGACTATCATTAAAATTCCAAGCTTTAAAGCAGGTGTTAAAGATCTGGAACTTTTAGTTGATGAAAACAAAACTTTTGAATCAAAAAACATAAACTTAGAACTACTCAATTTAAACTTTATTACAGATACTAAAGAGTTAGAAGTTGAAAAAATAAATACTTTTCTGCATCAGAACAAGATCTATGACAATTTTATCGCTCAAGAAAGCCATTTAGTAGATGACTTAAATATCAGCATTAACAAATTAGATCTAAACAATACATTTGATGCTAATGTAAATGCCATCATTGAAAATACTCAAAAGCTGAAAATAGATTCAAAAATAAATCTGGCACAAAAAGATTTTGAATTTGATATAGGTATAAACAGTTTTGATCTCTCAAACTACAACAAATATTTGAGCAAATATGCAAATATAAGTATGAAATATGGATTTATAAACCTAAGTTCAAAACTAAAAATAAAACCTGAAGATATAGTTGTAGAAAACCTGATTATAGATAAGATGAAACTTTATATTATTATGGATAACACTCAGAAAGATTCTCAAAAGCAGAACATAAAAAAAGAAAATGGAATTGCTAAAACAAATAATGAAAAAACACAAATGAACTTTGAACTAAAAGAGATGAGCCTGAATAATTCAAGTATATCTATAAAAGATAAAGCAGATCTTGAACTGAAAAATATTAATGCAAAACTATCAAATGTTAAACAAGGCACCAATGCCATGCTCTCATTAAAAGCAAACTTCAGTAAACACGAAACGATCTCACTTGATGGAAAGTTCAACCCTTTTAAACCAAAACAATTTTTTCATTTAAACGGTGATATCAAGTCATTTAATATGCAACAGCTATCGCCATATTCTTACGGCTCAATTGGAAGAAACATTTCAAGCGGACGATTAAGTGATTTGTTTTATGTAAATATAGATAAATCTCAACTTGATTCAAATCACAAAGTTATAATTAACAACTTAGATGTAAGTGATCATATAGACGAAAGCGGTGCTGCGACACTTCCTATAAATTTAGCAATAGCACTGCTTCAAGATATGAACCAAGTGATCAATCTAAATATAGATATTCAAAACGATTTGGATGATCCTAGTTTTAAAGCGCATAATATTATTCTTACGGTTTTAACAAACGTAATTGTAAAAACCGTATCATCACCATTTTCTCTTTTAGGTGCTATAGCAGGCTTAAGCGGTGATGACCTATCAGGTGTTACATTTGAAGCAGGAAGTGAAAAACTTACTCAAGAAAACATTGTAAAACTTGATGCTTTGAAAAAAGTGTTTGATGAACGCCCTGAATTATCATTAAAACTATGTTCTGCATACGATGAAGATGATGATATTAAAGTGCTAAAAGAAAAAGCTTTGGAAGCATTAATGAAGACAAATACTGTTGAGCAAATTGCAAAAGAATACACTGTTGAGATCAACAAAGATCAAGAAGTTACAAAAGCGGCTATTTTAAATAAAATACAAATTGATTCTAAGACACTCGAAGATCTAGCAAGTAAACGTGCAAATGGAATTTTAAAGCATCTGTTAAGTCTTAATGTAGATAAAGAAAAACTAACTATATGTCCAGACATAAAAACACAAAGTCTCGATGTTAAGTTTGAGCTAAATGCTAAATAA
- a CDS encoding tRNA pseudouridine(13) synthase TruD, which translates to MRKREYLDSVGDIGFKFYQTQDDFLVDEIPSIEFKGKGNSLIVHVKKVEMTTWDMIAAFSEYLGIPAQKIGYAGLKDKHATTTQYISVDVSYEKMIKQFYHKQIEVIDITRHSTGIRIGDLAGNRFSINLYEVDNIDAGRIEKCARKISKNGLPNYFGFQRFGRDSDSFKQAREMISGEIFIEDAKIKNFLISIYQSEFFNQWLRERVEISQDENSGVFKLLSGDVYMDKKGKLSTPKVIPTKDFESKKLTPTGLLCGRDVFRARDEALEIEAKYDDEFLQEKGYRREALVYPQDIECKYIKKQTMLNISFTLPKGSYATVFLESIADKNYSAKDVKKK; encoded by the coding sequence ATGAGAAAAAGAGAATATTTAGATAGCGTTGGCGATATTGGTTTTAAGTTTTACCAAACTCAAGATGATTTTTTAGTAGATGAGATCCCATCTATAGAGTTTAAAGGTAAGGGGAATTCACTTATAGTTCATGTGAAAAAAGTAGAAATGACTACGTGGGATATGATTGCTGCATTTTCAGAGTACCTTGGCATCCCTGCTCAAAAAATAGGTTATGCAGGTTTAAAAGATAAGCACGCTACAACAACCCAGTATATATCTGTAGATGTTTCTTATGAGAAAATGATCAAGCAGTTTTATCATAAACAAATAGAAGTTATAGATATTACCCGTCACTCTACAGGTATAAGAATTGGGGATTTGGCCGGAAATAGATTTAGTATAAATCTTTACGAGGTAGATAATATAGATGCTGGGCGCATAGAAAAATGTGCGAGAAAAATATCTAAAAATGGACTGCCTAACTATTTCGGTTTTCAGCGTTTTGGACGTGACAGCGACAGTTTCAAGCAAGCTAGAGAGATGATCAGTGGTGAGATATTTATAGAGGATGCTAAAATAAAAAACTTTTTAATATCTATATATCAAAGTGAATTTTTTAACCAATGGCTTCGCGAGCGTGTTGAGATCTCTCAAGATGAAAACTCTGGAGTGTTTAAGCTTTTAAGTGGTGATGTTTATATGGATAAAAAAGGAAAACTCTCAACTCCAAAGGTCATCCCTACAAAAGATTTTGAATCTAAAAAACTAACTCCGACAGGGTTACTCTGCGGTCGCGATGTATTTCGTGCACGTGATGAAGCTTTGGAGATCGAGGCTAAGTATGACGATGAGTTTTTACAAGAGAAAGGTTATAGACGTGAAGCTCTTGTATATCCTCAAGATATAGAGTGTAAATACATAAAAAAGCAGACTATGCTAAATATATCTTTTACACTTCCTAAGGGCTCTTACGCAACTGTGTTCTTAGAGTCAATTGCAGATAAAAACTACTCTGCAAAAGATGTAAAGAAAAAGTAG
- a CDS encoding bifunctional riboflavin kinase/FAD synthetase has product MNIATTLKNSIAIAIGGFDGMHTGHQHLFDELGEHGTIVVIETGYANLTPKKERENFTHYPIVYLELDDIRHLDGEGFVKLLNEKFPSLKKIVVGYDFHFGKNRKYNFDDLKELFDGEVKVVDEVCLDGDSIHSHKIRAKLGIGDIKGANAFLGHNYTIRGSKEAGQGIGSKELVATINISSEEGFLVPKEGVYTTLTRIDDEEHYHPSVSFVGHRVTTDGSFAIESHLLDGKVGEVSKASISFVSFIRDNQKFNSLEELKKAIESDITIAKKELKFLEL; this is encoded by the coding sequence TTGAATATTGCTACTACTTTGAAAAATAGTATTGCTATAGCTATAGGCGGATTTGACGGAATGCATACAGGGCATCAACATCTTTTTGATGAACTTGGTGAACATGGAACTATTGTCGTAATTGAAACTGGCTATGCAAATCTTACACCTAAAAAAGAGCGTGAGAACTTTACTCATTATCCGATAGTCTATTTGGAACTTGATGATATCCGCCATTTAGACGGTGAAGGGTTTGTAAAACTTTTAAATGAAAAGTTTCCAAGTTTGAAAAAAATAGTTGTAGGGTATGATTTTCATTTTGGTAAAAATAGAAAATACAACTTTGATGATCTAAAAGAGTTGTTTGATGGAGAAGTTAAAGTTGTTGATGAGGTTTGTCTTGATGGTGATTCAATTCACTCACATAAAATTCGTGCAAAGTTAGGCATAGGTGATATAAAAGGTGCGAACGCATTTTTAGGGCATAACTATACTATAAGAGGTTCAAAAGAGGCTGGGCAAGGTATAGGAAGCAAAGAACTTGTAGCTACGATTAACATATCTTCAGAAGAGGGGTTTTTAGTTCCAAAAGAGGGTGTATATACAACTTTAACACGTATAGACGATGAAGAACATTATCATCCATCTGTAAGTTTTGTAGGGCATCGTGTTACTACAGATGGCAGTTTTGCGATAGAGAGTCATCTGCTTGATGGTAAAGTTGGCGAAGTAAGTAAAGCAAGCATTAGTTTTGTCTCTTTTATAAGAGATAATCAAAAATTTAACTCGCTTGAAGAGTTAAAAAAAGCGATAGAAAGTGATATAACTATCGCTAAAAAAGAATTAAAGTTTTTAGAATTATGA
- a CDS encoding TlyA family RNA methyltransferase: MRLDNYLVENGFTDSRTKAQELIKNSLVSIDNKVVKKSSFKVDEASVVEVSEHGSYVSRAAYKLKYFLEELELDLKDNICLDIGSSTGGFTQVLLEYEVKSVDAVDVGKSQLHKSLLENNRVNSYESCDIREFKSDKIYDLIVSDVSFISLLNILDDVDRLSSDKIILLFKPQFEVGREVKRDKHGVVLDDKAIKLAMEKFENKCSEKGWNLIQKSPSKITGKEGNLEYCYYFEK, encoded by the coding sequence ATGCGCTTAGATAATTATCTGGTTGAGAATGGCTTTACAGATAGTCGCACGAAAGCTCAGGAGCTTATTAAAAACTCTTTGGTCAGCATAGATAATAAAGTGGTAAAGAAAAGCTCTTTTAAGGTAGATGAAGCCTCTGTTGTAGAAGTATCAGAACATGGTAGTTATGTAAGTAGGGCTGCATATAAACTAAAGTACTTTTTAGAAGAGTTGGAACTTGACCTAAAAGATAATATTTGCTTAGATATTGGCTCATCTACTGGCGGTTTTACACAGGTGCTACTTGAATATGAAGTTAAAAGTGTAGATGCAGTTGATGTCGGAAAGAGTCAACTTCATAAGTCCCTTTTAGAGAATAATAGGGTAAACTCTTATGAGAGCTGTGATATTAGAGAGTTTAAAAGCGATAAGATTTATGATCTCATTGTTAGCGATGTATCATTTATATCTCTACTAAATATTTTAGATGACGTAGATAGACTCTCATCAGATAAAATCATACTTTTATTTAAGCCTCAGTTTGAAGTAGGGCGAGAAGTAAAGCGTGATAAACATGGTGTAGTATTGGATGACAAAGCTATTAAATTAGCTATGGAAAAGTTTGAGAACAAGTGTTCAGAAAAAGGGTGGAACCTAATACAAAAATCACCTTCAAAAATAACTGGGAAGGAGGGCAATCTTGAATATTGCTACTACTTTGAAAAATAG
- a CDS encoding outer membrane beta-barrel protein, giving the protein MRIFLVLVFLFSLVYADRDGGPYLGIGYGVAEYDDDGLYEQITDKSAPYMFYYGGAYINKHLSVELGYAKIKDEQFKVVDSGVKKDVSYNLYNISALAHYAFFDDIWDFYAKFGAGYVTKNSKNGSSLLYGVGTSIRFNELISVKVAYDMYEFGYDENGNTSADYKMRIYYPYVALEFQF; this is encoded by the coding sequence ATGAGAATTTTTTTAGTTTTAGTATTTTTATTTAGTTTAGTATATGCTGATCGTGATGGCGGACCATATCTTGGGATTGGATACGGTGTAGCTGAGTATGATGACGATGGGTTATATGAACAAATAACAGACAAAAGTGCTCCATATATGTTTTACTATGGTGGTGCATATATAAATAAACACTTATCTGTTGAACTGGGTTATGCAAAAATTAAAGATGAGCAGTTTAAAGTTGTAGACAGTGGTGTAAAAAAAGATGTAAGCTATAATCTTTATAATATTTCTGCTTTAGCTCACTATGCTTTTTTTGATGATATTTGGGATTTTTATGCAAAATTCGGGGCAGGTTATGTGACCAAAAATTCTAAAAATGGTTCAAGTCTACTATATGGAGTTGGAACATCTATAAGGTTCAATGAGCTGATCAGTGTTAAAGTAGCATACGATATGTATGAGTTCGGATACGATGAAAACGGAAATACATCTGCAGACTATAAGATGAGAATCTACTACCCTTATGTAGCTTTGGAGTTTCAATTTTAA
- the ligA gene encoding NAD-dependent DNA ligase LigA, which translates to MNNQEYKEAVEKLNLYAYHYYVLDEPITTDEVYDQLYHQVLDYETNNPTEKLSNSPTLRVGDVVSEKFVKAKHLSRMWSLEDIFNAEDLEAWLKKTYKLDENISFYCEPKYDGASLNLIYENGELIQGITRGDGEEGEDITVNVKTIRSVPLSIDYQGRIEIRGEVVIFKDDFEKINEDRMKNNEAVFANPRNAAAGSLRQLDSSITASRNLVFLPYGIGENTLEQKLLSERMNFIYSLGFKKPPQSALCQGFDDIEKIYEVMKDERDDYAMMLDGMVIKVNEISSQIDMGYTVKNPRWAVAYKFPAVEKITTLKEIKLQVGRSGAVTPVAVVEPTDIDGVIVERATLHNFDEIDRKDIRLGDKVIILRSGDVIPKIIKVLEHERSGNEQKFERPTQCPVCGSELLQEEVLVKCQNLTCEARVVNSIIYFASKPCLNIDGLGNKIVEALFNAGLVNNVIDLFSLTFEQLMALESFKEKKSQNLLDALEGAKGCEYWRFINSLGIEHIGEVASKTLSDAFGFGFIDATKEDIIACDGIGDEMAESVLEFVRVNRDTIQELQDILKPLEPVKKAEAEDNPFKGKTAVLTGTMSQPRPLIKEMLENLGAKVSGSVSKKTDFLIYGEDAGSKYDKAMSLGVECLTEDQMKEML; encoded by the coding sequence ATGAATAATCAAGAGTATAAAGAAGCAGTAGAAAAATTAAATCTGTATGCGTACCATTACTATGTTTTAGATGAACCTATAACGACGGATGAAGTATATGATCAGTTATATCATCAAGTTTTAGACTATGAAACAAATAATCCAACAGAGAAGTTAAGTAACTCCCCGACACTTAGAGTTGGTGATGTAGTGTCAGAGAAGTTTGTAAAAGCAAAACATCTCTCACGTATGTGGTCGCTTGAAGATATTTTTAATGCTGAAGACTTGGAAGCATGGTTAAAAAAGACCTATAAACTTGATGAAAATATCTCTTTTTATTGTGAACCGAAGTATGATGGGGCTTCGCTAAACCTTATCTATGAAAACGGTGAACTAATTCAGGGGATCACCAGAGGTGACGGTGAAGAGGGTGAAGATATTACTGTAAATGTAAAAACTATCCGCTCAGTTCCTCTTAGCATTGATTATCAAGGTCGTATTGAGATCAGAGGCGAAGTTGTTATTTTTAAAGATGATTTTGAGAAGATCAATGAAGATCGTATGAAAAATAATGAAGCTGTTTTTGCAAACCCTAGAAATGCAGCTGCAGGAAGTTTAAGACAGCTTGATTCATCTATTACAGCTTCAAGAAACTTGGTGTTTTTACCATATGGCATAGGTGAGAATACACTAGAGCAAAAGCTTCTAAGTGAGAGAATGAATTTTATATACTCTCTTGGATTTAAAAAACCGCCTCAAAGTGCATTGTGTCAAGGCTTTGACGATATAGAAAAAATCTATGAAGTTATGAAAGACGAGCGTGATGATTATGCGATGATGCTTGATGGTATGGTTATAAAAGTTAACGAGATATCTTCACAGATAGATATGGGTTATACGGTAAAAAATCCACGCTGGGCTGTAGCATATAAATTCCCTGCAGTTGAGAAGATAACTACGCTTAAAGAGATAAAACTTCAAGTCGGGCGCAGCGGTGCCGTTACACCTGTTGCAGTAGTTGAGCCTACAGATATTGATGGAGTTATAGTAGAGAGAGCAACTCTTCATAACTTTGATGAGATTGACAGAAAAGATATCCGTCTGGGTGATAAGGTAATTATCCTTAGAAGTGGGGATGTTATACCTAAAATAATTAAAGTACTTGAACATGAACGTAGTGGGAATGAGCAAAAGTTTGAGCGTCCAACTCAGTGTCCTGTGTGTGGAAGTGAGCTTTTACAAGAGGAAGTTTTAGTTAAGTGTCAAAATCTTACATGTGAAGCAAGAGTTGTAAACTCTATAATCTATTTTGCATCAAAACCGTGTTTAAACATAGACGGTTTAGGTAATAAAATAGTTGAGGCACTTTTTAACGCAGGACTTGTAAACAATGTGATCGACCTGTTCTCTTTAACGTTTGAACAGTTAATGGCATTAGAGAGCTTTAAAGAGAAAAAATCTCAAAACCTGCTTGATGCACTAGAGGGTGCAAAAGGTTGTGAATACTGGCGTTTTATAAACTCTTTAGGGATTGAACATATTGGGGAAGTAGCTTCAAAAACTCTCTCAGATGCTTTTGGATTCGGCTTCATAGATGCAACAAAAGAAGATATTATTGCTTGTGATGGTATAGGTGATGAGATGGCTGAATCTGTACTTGAGTTTGTAAGAGTCAACAGAGATACAATACAAGAGTTACAAGATATTTTAAAGCCGCTTGAACCTGTAAAAAAAGCCGAAGCTGAAGATAATCCTTTTAAAGGAAAAACAGCAGTTTTAACGGGTACTATGAGCCAACCAAGACCGCTAATAAAAGAGATGCTTGAAAATTTAGGTGCAAAAGTAAGCGGTAGTGTAAGTAAAAAAACCGACTTTTTGATCTATGGTGAAGATGCAGGAAGTAAGTATGACAAGGCTATGAGTCTTGGAGTTGAGTGTTTAACAGAAGATCAGATGAAAGAGATGTTATGA
- a CDS encoding EAL domain-containing protein, which yields MGTLKNTKQKVFISSILLVLILFIVGYIFLNFVFDKQIKQRVDTISTSTQKLFNIYIDRYRTILDKNIEYIVLKEEFIDALKSKNRKKIDEIVSNSYFLDKTSEQNIEVSYYTKTKKESSVGFKNTKNGIYFFVLKSVFDKDRYIGFIEQSIKIELFVKELKNIYKIKSINILNKDDSYIQSKLTDETLITNIQFRSDNSIPVTYLSLHFDISELIKSQNNLIHTLLLVGLFISVLILFFTKKSFDSVFYHFKKHTFTDALTGVGNKQKLDYELSKEKVNVLILMNIKEFSLINELYGISIGNDVLVSISKELTEFAKKYSLKLYRISSDEFAFLKYDDSFSEDDYVEILEELHENIHSLRIKIEKFSDILQVEPYFGVSNGSADDNLVEKSQMALKKAKEKSLPFMAYTEYIDTKQNSSRIIKMKKTLKHALKNNNIVPFFQEIRDRDKNVVKYEALVRLIDFENGKEKILYPGDFLSIAINGGLYSDVAKEVLNQALSFFSNREEIISINFLPSDFFQPKVIDTFIEIVEGFSDPKRIVIEITEEDKIEDFNRLLKIVKRFRKLGVKIAVDDFGSGYANYSHILRLKPDYLKIDGSLVQNILDDEESKILVKSIVHFAQELGIKTVAEYVENEEIFELLKEYGVDEYQGFYFGKAQNLINT from the coding sequence ATGGGTACATTAAAGAACACAAAACAAAAAGTTTTTATATCATCGATATTGCTAGTCTTAATACTTTTTATAGTTGGATATATCTTTTTAAATTTTGTTTTTGACAAACAAATTAAGCAAAGAGTTGACACAATATCCACTTCTACGCAGAAACTTTTCAATATATACATAGACAGATATAGAACGATACTGGATAAAAATATAGAATATATTGTTTTAAAAGAAGAATTTATTGATGCTCTAAAGAGTAAAAACAGAAAAAAAATAGATGAGATAGTTTCAAATAGTTATTTTCTTGATAAAACATCAGAACAAAACATAGAAGTTTCATACTATACAAAAACTAAAAAAGAGAGTTCTGTAGGTTTTAAAAATACAAAAAACGGTATCTATTTTTTTGTTTTAAAAAGCGTGTTTGATAAAGACAGGTACATAGGCTTTATTGAGCAATCTATAAAAATAGAACTTTTTGTAAAAGAGCTAAAAAATATATATAAAATTAAGTCCATCAATATTTTAAATAAAGATGATTCTTATATTCAAAGCAAACTCACAGACGAAACCCTGATAACAAATATACAATTTAGGTCAGATAACTCTATACCAGTAACTTATCTAAGTTTGCATTTTGATATTTCTGAGTTAATAAAATCTCAAAACAATCTTATACACACACTTTTACTAGTTGGTTTATTTATATCAGTATTAATACTGTTTTTTACAAAAAAAAGCTTTGACAGTGTTTTTTATCACTTTAAAAAACATACGTTTACAGATGCTTTAACTGGAGTAGGAAACAAACAAAAACTTGATTATGAATTATCCAAGGAGAAAGTAAACGTACTTATATTGATGAATATAAAAGAGTTTAGTCTTATTAATGAACTTTACGGGATCAGTATAGGAAATGATGTCCTTGTGTCAATATCCAAAGAGTTAACAGAGTTTGCCAAAAAATACTCATTAAAGCTATATAGAATATCTTCTGATGAATTTGCATTTTTAAAATATGATGATTCTTTTTCAGAAGATGATTATGTAGAAATTTTAGAAGAGTTACATGAAAACATACACTCCCTAAGAATTAAAATAGAAAAATTTTCAGATATACTGCAAGTCGAACCGTACTTTGGTGTTTCAAATGGAAGTGCAGATGATAACTTAGTTGAAAAATCACAAATGGCACTTAAAAAAGCTAAAGAAAAGTCTTTGCCTTTTATGGCTTATACGGAATATATAGATACAAAACAAAACTCTTCCAGAATTATTAAGATGAAAAAAACACTTAAACATGCACTTAAAAACAACAATATCGTTCCGTTTTTTCAAGAGATCAGGGATCGTGATAAAAATGTGGTCAAGTATGAAGCGCTTGTTCGTTTAATAGATTTTGAAAATGGTAAAGAAAAAATTTTATACCCTGGTGATTTTTTATCCATTGCAATCAATGGCGGATTGTATTCCGATGTAGCTAAAGAGGTTTTAAATCAGGCGTTGTCGTTTTTTTCAAATAGAGAAGAGATCATATCTATAAATTTTTTACCTAGTGATTTTTTTCAACCTAAGGTTATAGATACGTTTATAGAGATTGTTGAGGGCTTTAGTGATCCAAAAAGGATCGTTATAGAGATCACCGAAGAAGACAAAATAGAAGATTTCAACAGACTTTTAAAAATAGTAAAAAGGTTTAGAAAACTTGGTGTTAAAATAGCCGTAGATGATTTTGGAAGCGGATATGCAAACTATTCACATATATTACGACTAAAGCCGGATTATTTAAAAATAGACGGTTCGTTGGTTCAAAATATTTTAGATGATGAAGAATCGAAAATCTTAGTAAAAAGTATTGTGCATTTTGCACAAGAACTTGGTATAAAAACAGTAGCTGAATATGTAGAAAATGAAGAGATATTTGAACTATTAAAAGAATATGGTGTAGATGAGTATCAGGGTTTTTATTTCGGTAAAGCCCAAAACCTTATAAATACATAA
- a CDS encoding MATE family efflux transporter gives MFINFSKDTQRVFSLAIPAALKSLVDILQSLIDMLMVGMISFYALAAVGVSMQFMMIINVVMTLYVVGGNALFSRFIGNNRKKRASSLLYSLGIFSILLSIIVSILGYSFSEYFYIALGADDEVVRLGGAYFEIISLGMVVIFLDALLFNALSAAGDTKSSLYIKLVSAIINAFLNYVLIFGHFGAPELGIEGAAIATVISYIFNVVVYLIILKRPSSKLNLIPIIRLSDLKRAWKVGWGAALDRGISSLSFLFFVAIIAWYGSVELAGYQVGLKIEGIAFMPGFGFAIAAMALVGQNLGAKNQEKAYRMGIISGRVAYTFMASVGLFMILVPEHIVGLFTNDISTILVASQYLILVGLAQIPLAIMFVYSSALRGAGATKTTLKINVFSLWFFRVIPSYIAYKMGFGILAVFIIMNIETLLKGMIYWYIYQKRDWLNTKV, from the coding sequence ATGTTTATAAATTTTTCAAAAGATACTCAAAGAGTTTTTTCTCTAGCAATTCCTGCTGCACTAAAAAGTTTAGTAGATATACTTCAGTCACTTATAGATATGTTGATGGTTGGTATGATAAGTTTTTATGCACTTGCTGCAGTGGGTGTGTCTATGCAGTTTATGATGATTATAAATGTGGTTATGACACTTTATGTAGTCGGGGGTAATGCTTTATTTTCAAGGTTTATAGGAAATAACAGAAAAAAAAGAGCATCTTCACTCTTATATTCGCTAGGGATATTTTCTATTTTATTATCAATTATCGTCTCTATTTTGGGATACTCTTTTAGTGAATATTTTTACATTGCTTTAGGTGCAGATGATGAGGTTGTAAGGCTTGGCGGTGCTTATTTTGAAATTATCTCACTTGGTATGGTGGTTATCTTTTTAGACGCTCTTCTTTTTAATGCTCTAAGTGCGGCAGGTGATACAAAAAGCTCCCTCTACATTAAGCTTGTATCTGCGATTATAAATGCTTTTCTAAATTATGTACTGATCTTCGGACATTTCGGAGCTCCGGAATTAGGTATTGAAGGTGCAGCTATAGCAACTGTAATATCGTATATTTTTAATGTAGTTGTTTATTTGATAATCTTAAAAAGACCTTCTTCAAAGTTAAATCTTATTCCAATCATTCGTTTATCTGATTTAAAAAGAGCTTGGAAAGTAGGCTGGGGTGCTGCACTGGATCGTGGAATATCAAGTTTAAGTTTTTTATTTTTTGTAGCTATTATAGCCTGGTATGGAAGTGTAGAACTTGCGGGTTATCAAGTTGGTCTTAAAATTGAAGGTATAGCTTTCATGCCAGGTTTTGGATTTGCTATAGCTGCTATGGCTTTGGTTGGACAAAACTTAGGTGCAAAAAATCAAGAAAAAGCTTATAGAATGGGAATTATAAGTGGTCGAGTTGCATATACTTTTATGGCAAGTGTAGGTTTGTTTATGATCCTTGTTCCAGAACATATTGTAGGACTTTTTACGAATGATATATCTACAATTTTAGTTGCATCTCAATATTTGATTTTAGTCGGACTTGCACAGATACCTTTAGCGATTATGTTTGTATATTCATCTGCACTTCGCGGTGCAGGAGCTACAAAAACTACACTTAAAATAAATGTGTTTTCATTATGGTTTTTTAGGGTAATTCCATCATATATAGCTTATAAAATGGGATTTGGGATTTTAGCTGTATTTATAATTATGAATATTGAAACACTTTTAAAAGGTATGATTTACTGGTATATTTATCAAAAAAGAGATTGGCTGAATACTAAAGTTTAA